A single Prevotella sp. E15-22 DNA region contains:
- the murA gene encoding UDP-N-acetylglucosamine 1-carboxyvinyltransferase encodes MAAFIIEGGHPLSGTIVPQGAKNEALQVICATLLTSDKVTIHNIPQIRDVMNLIQLLKDVGVKVTEDSRNTEDCGVSGLTCTFQADELNLDYLQSNEFVQKCAQLRGSVMMIGPLLARMGKATIAKPGGDKIGRRRLDTHFLGFERLGAQFHHVAERDVYEIHAQQLNGCYMLLDEASVTGTANIVMAAVMAKGTTTIYNAACEPYLQQLCKMLNKMGARISGIASNLLTIEGVDHLNGTDHTILPDMIEVGSFIGMAAMVGNGIRIKNVSIKDLGIIPNTFRRMGITIKEEGDDLYIPHMPHYEIQSFIDGTIMTLADAPWPGLTPDLLSVLITVATQARGSVLVHQKMFESRLFFVDKLIDMGAQIILCDPHRAVVVGHDRKLQLRGGRMSSPDIRAGIALLIAAMSAKGTSRIDNIEQIDRGYENIEARLNALGAKIERIS; translated from the coding sequence ATGGCAGCATTTATCATTGAGGGAGGACACCCTCTCAGCGGAACCATCGTACCTCAGGGCGCAAAGAACGAAGCCCTGCAGGTGATTTGTGCTACACTATTGACTAGTGACAAGGTGACAATCCACAATATTCCGCAAATCAGAGATGTAATGAACCTCATCCAATTACTCAAGGATGTTGGTGTAAAGGTTACCGAGGATTCCAGAAACACTGAGGATTGTGGCGTTTCTGGACTTACATGTACTTTTCAGGCAGACGAGTTGAACCTGGATTATCTGCAAAGCAACGAATTTGTTCAGAAGTGTGCCCAACTGCGTGGTTCTGTCATGATGATTGGTCCGTTACTTGCTCGCATGGGAAAGGCAACGATTGCCAAGCCCGGTGGCGACAAGATTGGACGCCGCAGATTAGACACGCACTTCTTAGGTTTTGAACGCTTAGGCGCACAGTTCCATCATGTGGCAGAACGCGATGTTTACGAGATACATGCCCAACAGCTGAATGGTTGTTATATGCTTCTTGACGAGGCATCCGTTACTGGTACGGCCAATATCGTCATGGCAGCTGTGATGGCCAAGGGCACAACCACTATTTACAACGCAGCATGCGAACCCTATCTGCAGCAACTATGCAAGATGCTTAACAAGATGGGAGCTCGTATCAGCGGCATTGCATCGAACCTCTTGACCATTGAGGGTGTTGACCACCTGAATGGTACAGATCACACCATCCTGCCAGACATGATTGAGGTAGGATCGTTTATTGGCATGGCTGCTATGGTGGGAAACGGCATTCGCATCAAGAACGTTTCCATCAAAGACCTGGGCATCATTCCAAACACTTTCCGTCGCATGGGTATCACCATCAAGGAAGAGGGCGATGATCTTTATATCCCCCACATGCCTCACTACGAGATACAGTCGTTTATTGATGGCACCATCATGACTCTGGCAGATGCACCTTGGCCAGGACTGACACCTGACCTATTGTCAGTACTCATCACCGTGGCCACACAAGCCCGCGGTTCCGTATTGGTTCACCAGAAGATGTTCGAGAGTCGTCTGTTCTTCGTTGACAAGCTCATCGATATGGGTGCACAGATTATCCTTTGTGACCCTCATCGTGCAGTGGTCGTTGGTCATGACCGTAAGTTGCAACTGCGTGGCGGGCGCATGTCAAGTCCTGACATCCGTGCAGGAATAGCCCTGCTAATAGCAGCCATGAGCGCCAAGGGCACCAGTCGCATTGACAATATTGAGCAGATTGATCGTGGTTACGAGAATATAGAAGCTCGTCTGAACGCGCTCGGTGCAAAAATTGAAAGAATTAGCTAA
- the rimM gene encoding ribosome maturation factor RimM (Essential for efficient processing of 16S rRNA), translated as MIKKEDVYKIGRIGKAHGVKGEVTFTFDDDVFDRVDADFLILEVDGILVPFFMEEYRFRSDNTALVKFEDIDTQDRARELTNCDVYFLRSEADDEEEVLTYSFLVGFNIIEANSGKKVGTIVNVDESTLNILFELENGMLIPANEELITDIDKDNKTISLALPEGILDL; from the coding sequence ATGATTAAGAAAGAAGATGTTTACAAAATAGGGCGCATAGGTAAAGCACATGGCGTGAAAGGTGAGGTGACCTTCACTTTTGATGACGACGTGTTCGACCGTGTGGATGCCGACTTCCTCATCCTTGAGGTTGATGGAATACTTGTGCCTTTCTTCATGGAAGAATATCGTTTCCGCTCGGACAACACGGCACTTGTGAAGTTTGAGGATATTGATACACAGGACCGTGCCCGCGAGTTAACGAACTGCGATGTTTACTTTTTACGTTCTGAGGCCGACGACGAAGAGGAAGTGCTTACCTACTCCTTCCTTGTAGGCTTTAACATCATCGAAGCAAATAGCGGAAAGAAAGTAGGCACCATCGTTAACGTTGATGAGAGCACGCTCAACATCCTCTTTGAACTGGAAAACGGCATGCTGATTCCTGCCAACGAGGAACTTATTACAGATATTGACAAAGACAACAAAACGATTTCTTTAGCCCTACCTGAGGGCATCCTAGATTTATGA
- a CDS encoding 1-deoxy-D-xylulose-5-phosphate reductoisomerase gives MKKQIAILGSTGSIGTQALEVIEEHSDLYEVYCLTANNKVELLAEQAHKFKPAAIVIANEARYDELKQLMSDMPDVKVYAGARALDEIVEAGPIDMVLTAMVGFAGLSPTIHAIKAHKTICLANKETLVVAGELICQLALENRASILPVDSEHSAIFQSLVGEDENPIDKILLTASGGPFRLKTMEEIAHVTKADALRHPTWDMGAKITIDSASMMNKGFEVIEAKWLFGVEAKQIQVLVHPQSIVHSAVQFMDGSVKAQLGVPDMRLPIQYAFSFPKRLPLSGKRLDLFAAQHLDFFEPDLKKFRCLAMAYEALNQGGNMPCIVNAANEIVNRAFLEDRCGFLQMGDIIEATMQRATFIKKPTYEDYLATDAEARRIATELL, from the coding sequence ATGAAAAAACAAATAGCTATTCTCGGGTCGACGGGAAGTATTGGCACACAGGCCCTCGAAGTGATTGAGGAACATAGCGACCTTTACGAGGTGTATTGCCTAACGGCCAATAATAAAGTGGAACTGCTGGCAGAACAAGCACATAAATTTAAGCCTGCCGCTATCGTCATTGCCAACGAGGCACGCTATGACGAACTGAAACAACTGATGAGCGACATGCCAGACGTAAAGGTGTATGCTGGTGCACGCGCCCTTGATGAGATTGTTGAGGCAGGTCCCATCGATATGGTACTCACCGCCATGGTGGGTTTTGCAGGACTCTCGCCAACCATCCACGCTATCAAGGCCCATAAAACCATCTGTCTGGCCAACAAAGAGACATTGGTTGTGGCAGGTGAGCTTATCTGTCAACTGGCACTCGAAAACAGAGCCAGCATTCTACCTGTAGACAGTGAGCATTCTGCTATCTTCCAGTCGTTAGTAGGAGAAGACGAGAATCCTATCGACAAGATTCTTCTCACGGCCTCTGGCGGTCCTTTCCGCCTGAAGACGATGGAGGAGATTGCTCATGTAACCAAGGCCGATGCTCTACGTCATCCCACATGGGATATGGGGGCCAAGATTACCATCGACTCTGCCTCAATGATGAATAAAGGCTTTGAGGTGATTGAAGCTAAATGGCTCTTTGGGGTAGAGGCGAAACAGATTCAGGTACTGGTTCATCCTCAGAGTATTGTCCACAGCGCCGTACAGTTTATGGATGGCAGCGTGAAGGCTCAACTCGGTGTGCCCGACATGCGCCTGCCTATCCAGTATGCCTTCTCGTTTCCGAAGAGACTACCACTCAGCGGTAAGAGACTAGACCTATTTGCTGCACAGCATCTGGATTTCTTCGAACCCGACTTGAAAAAATTCCGTTGTCTGGCAATGGCCTACGAGGCTCTGAACCAAGGAGGCAACATGCCTTGTATCGTTAACGCTGCCAACGAGATTGTGAATCGTGCTTTTCTCGAGGATCGTTGCGGATTCCTGCAGATGGGCGATATTATCGAAGCAACAATGCAACGCGCCACCTTCATCAAAAAGCCTACCTACGAGGATTATTTGGCTACCGATGCTGAGGCACGTCGCATAGCAACAGAACTTTTATAA
- the rseP gene encoding RIP metalloprotease RseP: protein MEVFLIKTLQFLMAISLLVLLHELGHFTFAKLFKVRVSRFYLFFNPKFHILSTYDTWVRRLFKMKPEVVPTKKDEDGNESKEYVGTEYGLGWLPLGGYCAIDGMIDETNQKLSKEAHPWEFRTKPTWQRLLIMIGGVLVNFLLALFIYSMVLFTWGETYIPLQSMKQGMEFNEQAKAIGFQDGDILMSTDQKEFKNVGADMYRMICNAKQVNVLRNGKPVTINIPQEEKSFLFFTYEASTLSLIDMAQNVPIFVRPMVPAEIDSVIPGTPAEAIGLQKGDKILAANNKQVNSFYGFTDELSRINDVLASAKTETDSLNALSISLVYQRGEVIDTVNTTLTKDLKLGFQPVQIYEPITLEYGFLESFPAGIKYGWNTLCSYINDMKYLFSSDGVKQMGGFGAIGSLFPSAWDWHQFWLMTAFLSIILAFMNILPIPALDGGHVLFLLYEMITRRKPSENFMIRAEYVGFGILILLMVVANLNDILRWLHVM, encoded by the coding sequence ATGGAAGTTTTTCTGATTAAAACATTGCAGTTCCTGATGGCCATCAGCTTACTGGTGCTGCTCCACGAGCTGGGTCACTTCACCTTCGCCAAACTATTCAAGGTGCGTGTATCCAGATTCTATCTCTTCTTCAACCCTAAGTTCCACATCCTAAGCACCTACGACACTTGGGTTCGCCGTCTGTTTAAGATGAAGCCCGAAGTGGTGCCTACGAAGAAAGACGAGGACGGAAACGAGTCAAAAGAGTATGTTGGCACAGAATATGGTCTGGGATGGCTACCTTTGGGTGGCTATTGTGCTATTGACGGCATGATTGATGAGACTAATCAGAAACTGTCTAAGGAAGCTCATCCTTGGGAGTTCCGCACGAAACCCACATGGCAGCGTTTACTTATCATGATAGGTGGTGTGCTCGTTAATTTTCTCTTAGCTTTATTTATCTACTCTATGGTGCTTTTCACCTGGGGCGAGACCTACATCCCTCTCCAGAGCATGAAACAGGGAATGGAGTTCAACGAGCAAGCTAAAGCCATTGGTTTTCAGGATGGTGACATTTTGATGTCGACCGACCAAAAAGAATTCAAGAACGTGGGTGCCGACATGTATCGCATGATTTGCAATGCCAAGCAGGTCAACGTGCTCCGCAACGGCAAGCCCGTAACCATCAACATTCCCCAGGAGGAGAAGTCGTTCCTGTTCTTTACCTATGAGGCATCGACCCTCAGTCTCATTGACATGGCCCAAAATGTACCCATCTTCGTACGTCCGATGGTGCCTGCCGAGATTGACAGTGTCATCCCCGGCACACCTGCTGAGGCTATTGGCTTGCAGAAAGGCGACAAGATTCTGGCTGCCAACAACAAGCAGGTAAATTCATTCTATGGCTTTACCGACGAGTTGTCGCGCATTAATGATGTATTGGCCTCCGCGAAGACCGAAACCGACAGTTTGAATGCCTTGAGCATTTCATTGGTTTACCAGCGAGGAGAAGTCATCGACACAGTGAACACCACCTTGACAAAGGACCTGAAACTAGGTTTTCAACCCGTTCAGATTTACGAGCCAATTACACTTGAATATGGTTTCCTGGAGAGTTTCCCTGCAGGAATCAAATATGGTTGGAATACACTGTGCAGCTATATCAACGACATGAAGTATCTCTTCTCTTCAGACGGTGTCAAACAGATGGGAGGTTTCGGAGCCATCGGCAGTTTGTTCCCCTCAGCATGGGACTGGCATCAGTTCTGGTTGATGACAGCCTTCCTCAGCATCATCTTGGCTTTCATGAACATTCTGCCTATTCCTGCTTTGGACGGAGGTCATGTGTTGTTCCTCCTCTACGAGATGATTACACGCAGAAAGCCTTCTGAGAACTTCATGATACGAGCTGAATACGTTGGATTTGGTATCCTTATCCTACTTATGGTCGTTGCCAATCTTAACGACATTCTACGCTGGCTACACGTGATGTAG
- a CDS encoding ComEC/Rec2 family competence protein: MIPTIILVIGMVVASFVHQTACVLAVFVACLVLVWLLSRWEFLQSIGVLLCVFLFGVLIGQPNRQMVVNNNVVEAVVFSEPSEKNKTIAMDLLLPDEGRQVRCYLWKDERSKQIVLGHSLLVKGADRGFVRSTDWQFGGHGFSKLSRSERLRMWFLELRHQLLNRYKSLQADDDQYAVLAAMTLGDKSALNKELREVYSVTGASHVLALSGLHMGIIFLLLYRLTLGRRHFLLSQVVIVLGLWAFAFLTGLSSSVVRSATMISGYVLFSVMGRQRNPINLLCFTAIIMLLVNPQSLYDIGFQLSFTAVLSILLWLPLIERFLPENYFVTRRFQHFLYSTFSMSLAAQLAVAPLIAYYFGRFSTYFLLTNFIVIPAATVILYGVLLVVVLPMLGPVLLWVVGILNKALEWMSQMPYSCIDGLHPSVLQICLFYIGVISLYWAVRRLAPATSRVASVECR; this comes from the coding sequence ATGATACCCACCATCATTCTTGTAATAGGAATGGTGGTGGCTTCTTTCGTTCATCAAACGGCGTGCGTACTTGCTGTCTTTGTTGCTTGTTTGGTGCTGGTATGGCTTTTGAGCCGTTGGGAGTTCTTGCAGAGTATCGGTGTCTTGTTGTGTGTATTCCTATTTGGTGTACTGATTGGTCAGCCTAATCGTCAGATGGTTGTGAATAACAATGTGGTGGAGGCTGTTGTGTTCTCAGAACCATCAGAAAAGAATAAGACCATCGCTATGGACTTATTGCTGCCAGACGAAGGGCGACAGGTACGCTGTTATCTGTGGAAGGACGAACGTAGTAAGCAGATAGTATTGGGGCATAGCCTGCTGGTAAAAGGCGCAGACAGAGGATTTGTGCGTAGTACAGACTGGCAGTTCGGTGGTCATGGCTTCTCGAAGTTGTCACGTTCGGAACGCCTTAGGATGTGGTTCCTTGAATTGCGTCATCAGCTGCTTAATCGCTACAAGTCGTTACAAGCCGACGATGATCAATATGCGGTCTTGGCTGCTATGACGTTAGGTGATAAGTCGGCATTAAACAAGGAACTGCGTGAGGTCTATTCTGTGACTGGTGCCTCGCATGTGTTGGCATTGAGTGGTTTGCACATGGGCATCATCTTTCTCTTGCTTTATCGCCTAACATTAGGACGCCGTCATTTTTTGTTGTCACAGGTTGTTATCGTTCTGGGTCTATGGGCATTTGCTTTTCTCACAGGTCTCTCGTCGAGTGTAGTACGTTCTGCCACCATGATAAGCGGCTATGTTCTATTTTCTGTAATGGGACGTCAACGAAATCCTATCAATCTTTTGTGTTTTACTGCAATTATCATGCTTTTGGTTAATCCCCAATCCCTCTACGACATCGGATTCCAATTGTCGTTCACAGCAGTACTCTCTATCTTGTTGTGGCTTCCATTGATAGAACGTTTCCTTCCCGAGAATTATTTTGTAACCCGTCGTTTCCAGCATTTCCTTTATAGTACGTTTAGCATGTCGCTGGCGGCACAGTTAGCGGTTGCGCCACTCATAGCCTATTATTTTGGTCGTTTCTCTACCTATTTCCTTTTAACTAACTTTATTGTGATTCCCGCTGCTACGGTGATTCTTTATGGTGTCTTGTTGGTCGTTGTCTTGCCTATGCTTGGTCCTGTGTTATTATGGGTGGTAGGTATATTGAATAAGGCACTTGAGTGGATGTCTCAAATGCCTTATTCGTGTATCGACGGTCTGCATCCGTCGGTTCTTCAAATATGTCTTTTCTATATTGGCGTTATCAGCCTTTATTGGGCTGTTCGCCGACTTGCTCCTGCTACATCACGTGTAGCCAGCGTAGAATGTCGTTAA
- a CDS encoding TolC family protein produces MSIIIFILVVVAALYAQPVNAQQQWSLKQCCDYAVEHNITIKQQENQCRQQEIQLSNAKNQRLPDLSGSAGQNFSFGRGLTAENTYTNTNTSSTSFSLGTSVPLFTGFQIPNNIKLNQLNLQAATQDLEKAKNDIRTQVAQAYVQILYNLEMADVAHRQISIDSAQVARLQALLNIGRASEAELAQQKATMAQSLLTATQADNNLQLAILAMTQLLELPTPEGFSVVRPEVGSEGGKTIVTPDEIYAEALTTKPEVQAQQLRLRATENSIKIAQSGYYPTLSFSAGLGSNYYKTSGFKADGFAKQMKNNFSQYLGFNLSIPIFNRFQTRNSVRSAKIERENQTLQLDNTKKALYKEIQQVYYNTVAASQKLQSSRQASQSSETAFRLTQAKYEQGKATITEFNEAKNNYLKSSSDLTQARYEYLYQQALILFYRGQELHF; encoded by the coding sequence ATGTCAATCATTATTTTTATCTTAGTTGTGGTAGCAGCATTGTATGCGCAGCCTGTTAATGCGCAACAGCAGTGGTCGTTGAAGCAGTGCTGTGATTATGCCGTAGAGCATAATATCACGATTAAACAGCAGGAGAACCAGTGTCGCCAGCAGGAGATACAACTCTCTAACGCTAAGAACCAGCGTCTGCCAGATCTTAGTGGAAGTGCAGGCCAGAATTTTTCGTTTGGCCGTGGATTGACGGCGGAGAATACCTATACGAATACCAATACTTCGTCAACATCGTTTTCGCTGGGTACGAGTGTCCCCTTGTTCACAGGTTTCCAGATTCCCAATAATATCAAGTTGAACCAACTGAACCTCCAGGCTGCTACGCAGGATCTGGAGAAGGCAAAGAATGATATTCGTACGCAGGTGGCACAAGCTTATGTGCAGATTCTCTATAACTTAGAAATGGCCGATGTGGCTCATCGTCAGATTAGTATTGATAGTGCACAGGTGGCTCGTTTACAGGCACTCCTCAATATCGGTCGAGCAAGTGAGGCAGAACTTGCCCAACAGAAGGCAACGATGGCACAGAGCCTCTTGACGGCTACACAGGCTGATAATAACCTGCAACTGGCCATCCTTGCCATGACACAGTTGCTGGAATTGCCTACCCCGGAGGGCTTCTCTGTTGTTAGACCAGAGGTAGGTTCTGAAGGTGGAAAAACCATTGTCACCCCTGATGAAATCTATGCAGAAGCTTTAACAACAAAACCCGAAGTTCAGGCTCAGCAATTGCGCCTTCGTGCTACGGAGAACAGCATCAAAATAGCACAGTCAGGTTATTATCCGACGTTGAGTTTTAGTGCAGGACTGGGATCTAACTATTACAAGACCTCTGGTTTTAAGGCTGATGGTTTTGCCAAGCAGATGAAGAATAACTTCAGTCAGTACTTGGGATTTAATCTTAGTATCCCCATTTTCAATCGTTTCCAAACTCGCAATAGTGTCCGTTCTGCCAAGATAGAACGTGAGAACCAAACGCTGCAACTCGATAATACAAAGAAGGCACTTTATAAGGAAATTCAGCAGGTATATTATAATACGGTAGCTGCCAGTCAAAAACTTCAAAGTAGTCGTCAGGCCAGTCAGAGCAGTGAGACGGCCTTTCGTTTGACGCAGGCAAAATATGAGCAGGGTAAGGCTACCATAACGGAGTTTAACGAGGCAAAAAATAACTACTTGAAATCGTCGAGTGACTTGACGCAAGCACGTTATGAATATCTCTATCAGCAGGCGTTGATACTTTTTTATCGTGGACAGGAATTGCACTTCTAA
- a CDS encoding efflux RND transporter periplasmic adaptor subunit, producing MKKYFKLIIAAIIALIFIGTFVFLWQKSQPKEVQYSEFTTSMDSIRKTTIITGKIEPRNEVNIKPQISGIIAELYKEPGQYVNAGDIIAKVKVIPDMAQLSSAESRVRLSNINLKQVETDFSRTKNLHDQKLVSDEDFEKARQQLKQAQEENAAAVDALQVVRDGVSKSNASASSTLIRSTISGVILDIPVKVGNSVINSNTFNDGTTIAIVANMQDLIFRGNIDETEVGQLAIGVPMKITIGALQDLQFDATLEYISPKATESNGANQFEIKAAVTVPSDGKIRSGYSANAEIVLDEANDVLCVPESAIEFSGDSTFVYIVKGEGQQKTYERQAVVTGLSDGVNIEIKKGLKKDQKVRGPQIITDDDQNE from the coding sequence ATGAAAAAGTATTTCAAACTGATTATCGCAGCAATTATTGCTTTGATTTTCATCGGAACATTCGTGTTTCTCTGGCAGAAGAGCCAACCAAAAGAGGTGCAGTACTCTGAGTTTACGACGAGTATGGATAGCATCCGTAAAACCACTATTATCACAGGTAAGATAGAGCCTCGCAACGAGGTGAATATCAAACCTCAGATTTCTGGTATCATTGCTGAGCTCTATAAAGAGCCGGGCCAGTATGTGAATGCAGGTGATATCATTGCCAAGGTGAAGGTGATTCCTGATATGGCACAGTTGTCGAGTGCTGAGAGTCGTGTGCGCTTGTCGAATATTAACCTAAAGCAGGTGGAAACCGACTTTTCTCGCACAAAGAACCTGCACGATCAGAAACTGGTGAGCGACGAGGACTTTGAAAAAGCTCGCCAGCAACTGAAGCAGGCACAAGAGGAAAATGCTGCTGCTGTCGATGCCCTTCAGGTGGTGCGCGATGGCGTGTCGAAGTCGAATGCTTCGGCCTCGTCAACGCTGATCCGTTCAACTATCAGCGGTGTCATCCTTGACATTCCTGTCAAGGTGGGTAATTCGGTGATTAACTCGAACACTTTCAACGATGGTACAACTATAGCCATTGTGGCAAATATGCAGGATCTTATCTTCCGTGGCAATATCGATGAGACGGAAGTGGGACAACTCGCCATAGGTGTCCCTATGAAGATCACTATCGGCGCCCTGCAGGACTTACAGTTTGATGCAACACTGGAGTATATATCGCCCAAGGCAACGGAGAGCAATGGTGCCAACCAGTTTGAGATCAAGGCTGCTGTTACGGTACCTTCAGATGGCAAGATCCGTTCTGGCTATAGTGCTAACGCCGAGATTGTGTTGGATGAAGCCAATGATGTGCTCTGCGTGCCTGAGAGTGCCATCGAGTTTAGTGGTGACTCTACCTTCGTATATATTGTTAAAGGTGAGGGTCAGCAGAAGACCTACGAGCGTCAAGCTGTGGTCACTGGCCTTAGCGATGGCGTGAATATCGAAATTAAGAAGGGCCTGAAGAAGGACCAGAAGGTGCGTGGCCCACAGATTATCACTGATGACGATCAAAATGAATAA
- a CDS encoding ABC transporter permease — protein MRLDLDTYREILDTLTRNKSRSFLTGFGVFWGVFMLVALIGGGQGIKELLSKNFEGFATNSAMVWAQPTTKAYKGFRKGRMWNMEYKDVARLKGRIPELDVVSPVLFSNGGTAYFGDRKTTVGINGVEADYQRVSEPKMRYGRYLNDMDVAQRRKVCVIQKKTYKDLFPGGGDPCGSFIRVDSVYYQIVGVDYGTAEGINFGGESGTTMLLPISLMQQTYNMGQSVHLIALTGKKGVVMSTITDRIRETIARAHTVDPTDEQGVMVFNTEVLFQMVDALFRGVNFLIWLVGLGTLLAGAIGVSNIMMVTVRERTIEIGIRRAIGATPKMILSQIISESIVLTMVAGMSGILFGVLILQMMELANTEDGILAAHFQVGFWTAISAALAIAAMGVLAGLAPAARAMSIKPVDAMRDE, from the coding sequence ATGAGATTGGATTTAGATACATATAGAGAGATTCTCGACACGCTGACTCGCAACAAGAGTCGCTCGTTCCTCACGGGTTTCGGCGTATTCTGGGGGGTCTTCATGCTGGTGGCGCTCATTGGTGGCGGACAAGGCATAAAGGAACTGCTGAGCAAGAACTTCGAGGGCTTTGCTACCAATAGTGCTATGGTGTGGGCACAACCTACTACGAAGGCATATAAAGGTTTCCGAAAAGGTCGCATGTGGAATATGGAGTATAAGGATGTTGCCCGCCTGAAGGGTCGCATACCTGAGCTCGATGTGGTGAGTCCAGTTTTATTCTCGAATGGTGGTACTGCCTACTTCGGTGACCGTAAGACGACAGTTGGTATCAATGGGGTGGAGGCCGACTATCAGCGGGTGAGTGAGCCCAAGATGCGCTATGGGCGCTATCTCAACGACATGGATGTGGCTCAGCGTCGCAAGGTCTGTGTCATCCAAAAAAAGACCTATAAAGACCTTTTTCCTGGCGGTGGCGACCCTTGTGGCAGTTTCATCCGTGTGGATTCTGTCTATTATCAGATTGTGGGTGTGGATTACGGTACTGCCGAAGGAATCAACTTTGGAGGCGAGTCGGGCACCACGATGTTGCTGCCCATCTCGCTGATGCAGCAGACCTATAACATGGGACAGAGTGTGCACCTTATTGCATTGACTGGCAAGAAAGGGGTCGTGATGTCAACGATAACAGACCGCATTCGTGAAACGATTGCTCGTGCCCATACCGTTGATCCAACAGATGAACAGGGCGTGATGGTATTCAATACCGAGGTGTTGTTCCAAATGGTCGATGCCCTGTTCCGTGGTGTCAACTTCCTCATCTGGTTGGTGGGCCTCGGCACTCTGCTCGCTGGTGCCATCGGCGTTTCAAACATCATGATGGTCACCGTGCGTGAGCGTACTATAGAGATAGGTATCCGTCGTGCCATCGGCGCCACCCCCAAGATGATTCTCTCGCAGATCATCTCCGAGAGTATTGTGCTGACGATGGTGGCCGGTATGAGTGGTATCCTCTTTGGGGTGCTGATCCTACAGATGATGGAACTGGCGAATACGGAGGACGGTATTCTGGCTGCCCATTTCCAAGTGGGCTTCTGGACTGCCATCTCTGCTGCACTCGCTATTGCGGCAATGGGTGTGCTGGCTGGTCTCGCACCTGCTGCACGAGCCATGAGTATTAAGCCGGTGGACGCTATGCGAGACGAGTAA
- a CDS encoding ABC transporter permease, translating to MELLNEIWQTARRNKLRTALTGFAVAWGIFMLIVLLGAGNGLINANMTQMNRFLSNSMVVYGGETSMPYQGMKEGRWINLKERDIDITDEEFKTVINEVGAQYFTSAIISNGQQYLSSQIAGVYPNHVKIDKVEMMEGRFINNIDIQQKRKVLVISNKQAKELKTHIGQFVKVGNFAFQIVGIYKEQENGRASMFSSYSAIKSIYGARTDDAGRIEFTFQGLKTVAENDAFEKGYRQRLNLAHQVHPEDESAIYLWNRYTQNMQMQDGISIIRTALWIVGLFTLLSGIVGVSNIMLITVKERTHEFGIRKAIGAKPWSILKLIIIESVIITTIFGYIGMILGIAANEYMDATIGHTKVDAGLFKATMFLDPTVGLDVCFEATMVMIIAGTIAGLIPALKASRIRPIEALRAE from the coding sequence ATGGAGTTATTGAATGAAATATGGCAGACCGCCCGTCGCAATAAATTGCGCACGGCACTTACTGGCTTCGCAGTGGCATGGGGCATTTTTATGCTCATCGTGCTACTGGGAGCTGGTAATGGACTCATCAATGCCAATATGACACAGATGAATCGCTTCCTGAGCAACTCAATGGTGGTCTATGGTGGTGAAACGTCTATGCCCTATCAAGGTATGAAGGAAGGGCGATGGATTAATCTGAAGGAGCGTGATATCGACATTACTGACGAGGAGTTCAAAACGGTTATCAACGAGGTGGGAGCCCAGTACTTCACTTCTGCCATCATCAGCAATGGACAGCAGTATTTGAGTAGTCAGATTGCTGGTGTCTATCCCAACCATGTCAAGATAGATAAGGTGGAGATGATGGAGGGTCGCTTCATCAACAATATCGACATCCAGCAGAAGCGCAAAGTGCTGGTGATCAGTAACAAGCAGGCCAAGGAGTTGAAGACGCATATAGGCCAGTTTGTGAAGGTGGGCAACTTTGCCTTCCAGATTGTAGGCATCTATAAGGAACAAGAGAACGGACGCGCCAGCATGTTTTCGTCCTATTCTGCCATCAAGAGCATCTATGGTGCAAGAACCGATGATGCTGGCCGCATCGAGTTCACTTTCCAAGGCTTGAAAACGGTGGCGGAGAACGATGCCTTTGAGAAGGGGTATCGTCAACGTCTGAACCTGGCACATCAGGTACATCCTGAGGACGAGAGCGCCATCTACCTGTGGAACCGCTATACACAGAATATGCAGATGCAGGATGGTATCAGCATTATTCGTACGGCCCTTTGGATTGTGGGTCTTTTTACACTGCTCTCTGGCATCGTGGGAGTCTCGAATATCATGCTGATCACGGTGAAGGAACGCACTCACGAGTTTGGTATCCGCAAGGCCATTGGCGCCAAGCCCTGGAGCATCCTGAAGTTGATTATTATCGAGAGTGTGATTATCACCACCATCTTTGGCTATATCGGCATGATTCTCGGCATTGCTGCCAATGAATATATGGATGCCACAATAGGTCATACGAAGGTGGATGCAGGTCTGTTTAAGGCTACGATGTTCCTTGATCCCACCGTAGGACTCGATGTGTGTTTCGAGGCAACGATGGTGATGATTATTGCAGGCACCATCGCTGGATTGATTCCTGCGTTGAAAGCATCAAGAATACGCCCCATAGAGGCATTAAGAGCTGAATGA